The Pyxicephalus adspersus chromosome 1, UCB_Pads_2.0, whole genome shotgun sequence sequence aggcatctcgccagcgcaagcgctgttttgggggaatttgaaagcagcgagtgctgtgcgcacatggtgtcctattgaccttgatgtggaccaggcagcaccgccaagatttccattcaccggcgcacctgggatgaaaattgaggctgaatgcgacgaccccctggcatacctgaagttgtttttgaccaatgaagttatcgaaaaaattgttgcggagacaaacaggtaagccgctcttgtgtttgctaactttctaaaattttttgctaatttttttttatgccaacatgtatgctgctctgtgtttgataactttttgaaatttttttatgccaacatgtgtgctgctctgtgctaacgttttaattttcttttttatgccaacatgtatgctgctgtgtgtttgctaacttattacttgcaaccttcacactattaaagaacatatcctaaaatacaatttttattttgttttatgcaggtacgctggacaacaacgaggtgctccacacctgaggtttgcaagaagcagaaagtggtaacctgtgaccaaggatgacatttggctgtttttgggcttggtgatcctgcagggagttgtgggcaaatcCGTGCAGAAGTgttactggtccaagaacaaaatgattgccactccattctttggcatagtcatgccagaataccacttttTTGATGAGtttacccatcctgcaccaaaactgaagaacatttgggaagtgtctcagatgattctacaaaatttccagccaacctatgtgccagaaagagatgtcagcattgaggaaagtctaatggcttacaaggggaagCTCAGCTGGGTGCACTACATTGCGTCAAAgggggcacgatttggcgtgaagacctatatgctgtgtgaatcctcatctggcaacatctggaatatggtgctatacactggaaaagggacacagttcaaccccagatacagccattatggattggcaacatctttagTGCTATCCCTCcatgagccattgctaggtcagggctattgtgtcataactgacaatttctacacatctcctgagctttatgagttccttctgcaacacagaacagatgcctatggaaccattagggctaaccggcacaacttgcaatcattgtttgcaaaaggaaagctgaagacaggagaaactgttgcctggcagaaaggaaagatgatggtcctgagatggcgtgacaagagagatgtgtgcctgatgagtactgcccatgatgcctccactgttctggtacacacaaaacgtgggaaagaagtgatgaagccacaggtggtgacttggtgtcacctttgattctgccctctcatttaagctcttcggggcagggtcctctcctcctgtgtcactgtctgtattcgtttgtcatttgcaacccctatttacagctctgcgtaatatgttggcgctatattattcctgtttaatattataataataataattgtttgttttgtggCTTTATGTCAGGCAGCTATTCCTCTAAATTTCAGAAATTTCCTACCATTTGCACTGAGGTACATTTGAGGGAATAGCAGTATGAGCGGGGAGACACACAAATGTGGGAAGCATTCCATTTTGCATATATAAACTGAGAGAGACAGATATTATTTTTGATATTGCCTAGCCCAGGAGGTAAATTCttcataaaagaaataatacaCCCATTGTAATGCAACCAAGACCATATAAAGTCCAATGGTcttgttatacatatatatgtttgttatacaatgttattgtttttcttgaaCACTACCTGAATTTTTTTAGCCCATATAATGGTATGTAACACTCCAAGGTCCCCCCGTTCCTTTTCTCACTTATTTTGTCCTTTGAAAAGTTTAGAAGAAACATATTTCTGttgatattgtattgtatttattttattttttcttgtccaTCTGTTGTAAAAGAGTAAAACTTCAATAataatgattgaaacaaaaaaaaaaagctgcaaacatacaacatttatttacagctttATCCAGCCCTTCAATCCccttccaatgtaaaaaaaaaaccttggaagGAGAACCTGAAGTATTTGATACAAAATATCTTCTGAATTTGGCATTACATATTTGATTTTACCACAAtggctttttatttgttgtatattttcaCAAAGTATATAGCAGCTTATAGTAATTACAACCTTTTTATAGGCCATGTTACTAGAATTTTTAGGAAGAAGATTAAAAGAAAGGTTAATAGGTGCAATTAGAAGTATTTGCAACATGGTTCATCACACAAAATATTTGCTTGATAAAAGAATAAACTGATTTTATAAgccaaaaatcacatttttgaaGTGCTTCGTTGTCAATGGattttcttttgtgaaaaaagATTGTTAATTTGGGcacatacagaaatacagacacaTGCAGAAATGTAACAAAGTCTGGCCTAGCTATGATATTGTATGACTACAAAATAGCAAGGGTCAAATGGCCAGATGATCCAAACTATGTTTACAGGACATTTACATggtatacacacaaacacatgctGCATTTTTACCATTTGCGATATAAGGCagcacacttttttgttttaggattctGAACCTGTTGGTAGTAGGTAGCCTTAATCTGTGCAATTGTTGAAATTATCTAAAAACTGGCATGTGTAAACTAGTATTTATGTTGTAGGTGGTCACCTCGTAATGCAGATTACCATGTCCTGCTATAACTTCACCCCATACTTGTATTGaagttgtaatgtaaaaaaagtatgcaTACAGAGCTTTCTGTAATCTCTAATATTATACATCTCTTTACTCTGTGTGTTGTCATATTGAGATTGCTATTCTAtcactgtatttttatatgaagttatatttttaatagaGTACAATACATGATGTATATTTATGATGTTTATTTATACGTCGTGCTGAGATAACATTAAATCTAATTCCTAATATTGTAGGTTTGAAAATTCATATCGCTTGTAAAACTTTGCCCGTGCAACTACATCATTAGAATAATCCTTGCCAGTAGTACAACTGTCGATAGAATCAAAACTGTTGATGTTCCCAGGACCAGCATTGTATGCTGCAATCGCACCTACAACACAAAGAAGGTAAATTGTACACACATTTGACACTGTCATGTATCagagttttaaagtttaaaatgagtaCTAGTATAGTTTACAGTTgcgggtgattttttttttttgtataaattacatgagctgcataactttttttttaatcttatgttTTTTCGAAAAGTTTTATAACTTAATCTCTGAATGTATAACAAAAAGTTCTCAAAGCAGACCTGTATCTTGTCTATGCAGAATAAAGATGTAGGTTCAGGTTAATGCCCCACTTCTTAACACATACATTTTCCTGTCctaaatttcttaaaattaaagttCACTCTTTAAGACAATCTTTCCCAGGACTGGTTTTCTGCACCCATGTGACAGTACTGGGACAATCACCAAGAACCAGCCAGCGCACTGTCACATAAGAGCAAGTAGAATAAGTCAACTGCCCCAATATATCCAAAATGCCTGATGGCTAAATGAGAGGCTAGGGACTACAGGAAAGGTATGTGCTTCTGCAGAGCCAAATTTACCAGTTAGTGACCGATTTGCTTTTTAGTCCATTGTACAGTGCGTGAAGATATCTGATGGATAGTTGAAGAATAATGCATGCAGGGTACTTTCCCAGGTATTGCATCCAAAATCATGATAGCACTAATTGTTtgtaataccaaaatataaagtGACAACAAATGCTATTCCTAGGTCATTGGAAAAACTAAGAATAATGGAGaccagtgctttaaaaaaaacaatggcagctCCTATATCTAACCTAACGAGATAAGTTTAAGGTNttatttatttttatacatacagtatgttggcTAATTTTAGGTATTGCATCTCAATGGAttgtacatttaatatttgtttttgtgtatgaTTACCTTTCATAACTTGGCTGGCTGACCAGCTTGGGAATTTTTGCCTGATTGATGAATACATAGAGCACAGTATTTCTGTTGCCTGTAAAATATGCTCTTCACTGTCCCATGCTCCTCGGGGAGAATGCCATCTTTTGTCAATCTGTcagttatagaaaataataaaaaagaatgttattttgTATAAACTAGTATTTACCATTTTAGGTTCATGAACACAACTATACATAGAAACTTtagaataaaataagaaatacaatGACTGAAAGTAAATTAAAGGGTTTGTGTACACTAACCAGGCAGACAAAATGCATAgactttaaaactaaacttaTGACAAACTGCCTATAGTCATTGTACAGGACAGAGTGGGATGGGTACTGAATAGAAGATATGTTTCCCCCTCATATAGAGCAccagctctttaaaaaaaaatggggtcatttgGGAAAAAGTCCAGAATCAGTAACTTTGCAGAGAGCAACTCTCATTGGGTTgctcttttttaatttgtttaaaggCTCTGGATTCTGGAACAGGAAGGATGGGactgggtgggccttcccattTCACCTTTTGAGTTTGGTTACAGCCAGGCATGAGGTGTAGCACAAGTGTGCTGTCAAGTTTGGGAAGTGAAGTGGAATGGCAGCAGGTAGGCAACAGACACGCCTGAATTTTGAGCTCTGTTAAGGAGCTGGATTTCTTTAAATGGGAAGCTGTTcatttgatttatggactgtagCATTAATGCTAAAACTGAAATGCAGAGAATGGTACCTTGGTCTCTGAGAACTCTGCACTTTcttacatttatgttttgctTGAATTAAGCTGAAGAAAGCTGCATTATTTTGGAGCCGATATGTACTGCACCCCTCTCCCATTGTGTAGTGGTTATGCTTGTCTGGTCTAAGGGATTCAACAGCATTGCTGCTTATTACTTTCACCCTAAATGAATGGAGGATTAAGGATAAATACAGACTTAAATTACCTGCATCAGCCCAAAAGCATTGCCATGATCACCCCATTTATTGGGGTCTAAAGCATTCCCAGCACGGGATTCACGAGACATGATTGCTGCAATTATAGCTGCATCCACACCGGTTCTCTTTGACACAGATTCAATCTTTGAGTGGTAATGGTTCACCCTTTGCAGATCTGTTTCTGCCAGTCTTTCAGATGCGGTTAtccctttagcaaaaaaaaaaaaagttaacattttgaCCAGCATTTAAGGCGAAGATGCAGCTTTGAAAATATAAAGACATCCATGGAAAAATAACTAAACTAGTTGTTATAGAGAATATGTACTGTTTTCAGATAAAGAACACTTTGATTTGAGCAATCTAGTTCTAGTCTAGTTAGTTCTAGTTAAAAACTTTTGTGGATAGTTCTTACATGGGCCAGCCCTATGTATTCATCACATATGCATGATATGTTGTGTTTTGTAGTGCTAAAACAATGGTTTTGCTTTATTGCCTCCTTTCACAATGCAATACACATAATCTAACTTCCAAAAGTTATATTAAATTGCCTAACACaccaaattattaataatattatatttattgcaggCTGTAAAAAACGTTATTCTTAATTCCTTTTTTAAGGTGATACACTCCAAGCTGTTATGCTTCATTTGGGGTAGAAAGGGTCACtgtcacagctccacaaggccaagtggtggatccattgtgtcaccaacccagtgggtggagacgtggatggagcgcagggtctaagcagtagcttggtcttctccagagcctctggaggtgaggttgttatgcggcaagctactgccaggttgcgctcccccccgtgcccgccaaggcaggtgactgctaacaagcaggaaccaaaatgtAATGTAGAGgaaaatccaaaagagtagtcaaacgagccaaaaggtcagggtaggcagcgatcaggagtagtcaaggtcaggCCAATAGTCAGggaaggcagcaatcaggagtaatCAAAGATCAAGACGAAGTGGGTACACAAGGAATCAGAAGCAAGAGAAATCGACAAACAGGTaactggaagcagagccaaaggtactccttgttcaggcaacgtCCTAATGCCAGGTCACTTGCTTAGGAAGGGAATGCCAGGTGATGGGTGTagatcatgtgagccgcagacaccaatcccaccagcagagggagtgctgttgctgagatagtctcaggtgttattcagatgtttgccagcagggGTGGTGCGTCTgcagaataccctggttctctgaggcaagggggcagctgacagagaatcacctgacctgaaCCAAGAAGTAAgaagagtgttggatccagaggcaggaatggtgctggcagcaggggactacAAGCAGGGtgaggtgagcaagaaggaggcacagatgatctggacctgcggggatctgtgacagtcaCCGACTTGGTAGAAACCTATTGTTCTGTGCAAAAAGTGAAGGTGGACTGGGAGTACCAAATATCTCTTTGTATTATTTAGCCTCGCATATGGTATGGGTTCTCCTATCAATGACTCAGCTAACAATTTCTTCAAACTGTTTATAATATGCCACCAGGGTAATATGAGAAACACTTCTTTGAATCAAAACTATCACCATCTCCCTCACCCCTTCTGCTGATTTTAGGTAATCCCACAATTCCTTGTGCCATGGAGGACCAGGTATTTCTGAGATTGGGTACGGAAGGAGTTGTGAGAGAGATTCACTTTATATATTAGGGTTGATCtatttacaaattacatttttggagaactacacagcttttaatttttttacattcactcaCTCAAGGCCTAGCTGTAACCACCCTCAAACAATCTTTATGCTCCCCTGTGACGGTCAGGGCTTTACCTGCAACTCTTTTTTCCACTACAGAACCCTGGAGAGACATtgtttgcagatctcactgtacatgcttgagatctgcattttctttcccattgcaggaaaagccccttctgtgcatgccccagtAGCCATaaccctcctgggatatgtgacatagctATCCAAGGAGGCtatgtgctcccattcagtctatACCACTGCAGCAAAAGgcggtaaaaaaagaaaaggaggggCTTCCCTCCTTAAAAAGGTGTcttaaggaaaaaataaaatagataatgttactttgtataaaagggttatccctaaatactttctttctctttcccctTTAAGAAtcattgtcctattttttttttctaataaatttttCTATTCAAtaatagtttacttttttaaatattttattcaacttGGACATAGGTGTTTTTTTagtgttatattaaaaaaagagcaacatttaaaaaaacaaaacaaaaaacttttttctaagtttattacatttttttgttatgggTTGCATAAGTTAAACCCATTTTTGTAAGACAATACCACCAAAAGAAAGTCCTGTTTGTAGAAAAAAGGAGATATGCATTACTTTTTATCTTATGTACTAACAAAGTTATTGCCCAATAAACATGAACAAAATAGGATAGGAAAGGTGCAGGGATAAAAGTTGAACTGGTTGTATTAGTATATAGTAAAGTGCTTGTGCTTACCAGAAATATTTTGCCCATCTTGACGGCCAGTTTCAAGTGAGGCACCGGTGGTAGGAATTTGATTAAGATCGCCATATGAGGCTAGAAAAGACAAGTTACAGTTTAAAAACTATTCTTATATTTTATANNNNNNNNNNNNNNNNNNNNNNNNNNNNNNNNNNNNNNNNNNNNNNNNNNNNNNNNNNNNNNNNNNNNNNNNNNNNNNNNNNNNNNNNNNNNNNNNNNNNNNNNNNNNNNNNNNNNNNNNNNNNNNNNNNNNNNNNNNNNNNNNNNNNNNNNNNNNNNNNNNNNNNNNNNNNNNNNNNNNNNNNNNNNNNNNNNNNNNNNNNNNNNNNNNNNNNNNNNNNNNNNNNNNNNNNNNNNNNNNNNNNNNNNNNNNNNNNNNNNNNNNNNNNNNNNNNNNNNNNNNNNNNNNNNNNNNNNNNNNNNNNNNNNNNNNNNNNNNNNNNNNNNNNNNNNNNNNNNNNNNNNNNNNNNNNNNNNNNNNNNNNNNNNNNNNNNNNNNNNNNNNNNNNNNNNNNNNNNNNNNNNNNNNNNNNNNNNNNNNNNNNNNNNNNNNNNNNNNNNNNNNNNNNNNNNNNNNNNNNNNNNNNNNNNNNNNNNNNNNNNNNNNNNNNNNNNNNNNNNNNNNNNNNNNNNNNNNNNNNNNNNNNNNNNNNNNNNNNNNNNNNNNNNNNNNNNNNNNNNNNNNNNNNNNNNNNNNNNNNNNNNNNNNNNNNNNNNNNNNNNNNNNNNNNNNNNNNNNNNNNNNNNNNNNNNNNNNNNNNNNNNNNNNNNNNNNNNNNNNNNNNNNNNNNNNNNNNNNNNNNNNNNNNNNNNNNNNNNNNNNNNNNNNNNNNNNNNNNNNNNNNNNNNNNNNNNNNNNNNNNNNNNNNNNNNNNNNNNNNNNNNNNNNNNNNNNNNNNNNNNNNNNNNNNNNNNNNNNNNNNNNNNNNNNNNNNNNNNNNNNNNNNNNNNNNNNNNNNNNNNNNNNNNNNNNNNNNNNNNNNNNNNNNNNNNNNNNNNNNNNNNNNNNNNNNNNNNNNNNNNNNNNNNNNNNNNNNNNNNNNNNNNNNNNNNNNNNNNNNNNNNNNNNNNNNNNNNNNNNNNNNNNNNNNNNNNNNNNNNNNNNNNNNNNNNNNNNNNNNNNNNNNNNNNNNNNNNNNNNNNNNNNNNNNNNNNNNNNNNNNNNNNNNNNNNNNNNNNNNNNNNNNNNNNNNNNNNNNNNNNNNNNNNNNNNNNNNNNNNNNNNNNNNGgcagtaaacccaaaacaatacaaccacacttaccctcaatcccgcagatcagtctatccgtctgGAGGTTTcctccatcaggtcccgcgttgtcccgatATCTGTTTTTGCCCCGttgcagaggaagtgccgggcgccaccatcttctcctctgttcttccgggtttttcttccTATGTTACCCCATCTCCCACTGTCTGGCGAGAAAAGAGCagcaaagagcctcccgggatgtgtgacgtaatTATCCTgggaggttctgcgctcccattgaTTCTTGATCGGCTAGGCGTTTAAGAATtaagagggtggtgctgcaccctttttttaaaaaagggtgctgcacttaaaaaaacacaaacaaacaaacaaagggttgtctacccttttatgtaaagtaaaaattctgagtttaggtactctttaatgaaatgaatgaataCTCACATGACATGGTGGCTTTTCAATAATTCCTGTAACAACAAGAACATGACattatcatatttttaattaaaaaaagtcttaGGCATATATATCTAAACAACTTGAACACACACTTAAAATGGAGTTTAGAGtaagcattttttactttttagtctaatatataactttttaatcTAATATATCATTAATAGCTTTGATTTGCTTGTATGACCATCATTAGGGCCGTTTCAGATTCCCACAACAGCTGTGCAGTTTGCCTATATGTctaaacatttgtacaatgaatCTTAGTTTAAGAGGAAGCTCAGTGTTTTAGGgtgtaatttataataaatagcaCTGCAATACACTGCCTtacttaaagggtacctaaactcagaaatttcactttacgtaaaagggtagacaacccttttagttTAAGTAACAATTCCaatcatttaggtttttttaagtgcagtcccaccccctaattcttgatcgcctaggtgttcgggaatgaatgggagcgcatagCCTTCCAGGAtactgatctcacgcatgcgcagagagTTCAGCTAGTATctttttcaacctacgtcaccagatctcgttttgtttttgttttaggcacttttcagtttagttcctctttaaagtaaaactttagggCTGGGATGAAGTAACTCCAGCACAGGCTTGCAGTAGTCCATTCAGTCCCAGCTAGCACAGGGGAATCTGGGATAGCTGGATATCGGGGCAACTAACATTGACCAGTACATGCTAAGGGGCTAAAGGTATACCAAGGAGATGTTTAGGGGAAGCTATGTACAGGATCTTACCAACCACTCCCAACAGTCATTATCTGCCTGATAAGCACAGATACCAAGTGATGACATTACTTGTCATAAAATTAAGTtggttaggttttattttaaaatataatcaaCATTTTTTGAAGGGGGTTCACATTACCAGGGAACTAGGGAGGGCAAAAAATGAGCAGCTCAAACATCTGTACAGTGCACAAACCTGTGCAGTTAGGTTTAGATAATAATGTTCAACACAAACTTGTcactaaaaaaagtaataaaaattgtattgcaaAAATCATATTCTTTAGTCATCTTTCTCTGTGTCTGAGCTGCTCATTAAGCTGACAACACGTGCTATAATAGTCAttcgaaaggatctttcacaatcttttccaacaactaagcactgcacgatgcatgaacgagtgctgtacatacagcaccgttctgctctataaagaggggagggggactacaatggagcggcaccctgctgcacgctctctcccttcccttgcattagaatcgttaTTCGTCCATcgctcgtggatccgccaggacggtcattctgacgatggacgactggcgctgtacacacgccagattttcgtccgatattggccctgagccaatacgtgtgtacgtagctttagtgctgTATTGCAGGGAAGGTGCCTCTGAAAGATAAGTTAAGCataaaattggcagcagatctgcttgtgtgaaaatgatgtgtagctcaaatattattattaatattattattattattaataattttattattattaataaacaggatttatatggagccaacatattatgcagccctgtacattcaatagggacTATGCTATGAATATGTGTGAGAGTATCTTGGTATATACATTATGTACACAACAACTGACACTAACATATCTGTGAATCTAATTATAATTAGTCTCTATTACTTACACTTAGTTGCTGATTTGTGTGTAAGGAGGAGAAGCAGACATTCCATGCATCCAGTGTATTCCTAGCACTTTAGAAACTGAAAGTCTTCTGCTTTACTTAGCAAAGGGAGGGAAGGGGGCGTGTCTATCAGGAAATAGCTGTGACAGTTATCTGCCTGAGGGGCGTGTACAGTGACGTCATTGCTGCGTgttatattctgcagcctaaggctaagtctacatggactgttccCCCagggtttaacctgaggcttttaaagcccatgcattccaatgggctaatctaNNNNNNNNNNNNNNNNNNNNNNNNNNNNNNNNNNNNNNNNNNNNNNNNNNNNNNNNNNNNNNNNNNNNNNNNNNNNNNNNNNNNNNNNNNNNNNNNNNNNNNNNNNNNNNNNNNNNNNNNNNNNNNNNNNNNNNNNNNNNNNNNNNNNNNNNNNNNNNNNNNNNNNNNNNNNNNNNNNNNNNNNNNNNNNNNNNNNNNNNNNNNNNNNNNNNNNNNNNNNNNNNNNNNNNNNNNNNNNNNNNNNNNNNNNNNNNNNNNNNNNNNNNNNNNNNNNNNNNNNNNNNNNNNNNNNNNNNNNNNNNNNNNNNNNNNNNNNNNNNNNNNNNNNNNNNNNNNNNNNNNNNNNNNNNNNNNNNNNNNNNNNNNNNNNNNNNNNNNNNNNNNNNNNNNNNNNNNNNNNNNNNNNNNNNNNNNNNNNNNNNNNNNNNNNNNNNNNNNNNNNNNNNNNNNNNNNNNNNNNNNNNNNNNNNNNNNNNNNNNNNNNNNNNNNNNNNNNNNNNNNNNNNNNNNNNNNNNNNNNNNNNNNNNNNNNNNNNNNNNNNNNNNNNNNNNNNNNNNNNNNNNNNNNNNNNNNNNNNNNNNNNNNNNNNNNNNNNNNNNNNNNNNNNNNNNNNNNNNNNNNNNNNNNNNNNNNNNNNNNNNNNNNNNNNNNNNNNNNNNNNNNNNNNNNNNNNNNNNNNNNNNNNNNNNNNNNNNNNNNNNNNNNNNNNNNNNNNNNNNNNNNNNNNNNNNNNNNNNNNNNNNNNNNNNNNNNNNNNNNNNNNNNNNNNNNNNNNNNNNNNNNNNNNNNNNNNNNNNNNNNNNNNNNNNNNNNNNNNNNNNNNNNNNNNNNNNNNNNNNNNNNNNNNNNNNNNNNNNNNNNNNNNNNNNNNNNNNNNNNNNNNNNNNNNNNNNNNNNNNNNNNNNNNNNNNNNNNNNNNNNNNNNNNNNNNNNNNNNNNNNNNNNNNNNNNNNNNNNNNNNNNNNNNNNNNNNNNNNNNNNNNNNNNNNNNNNNNNNNNNNNNNNNNNNNNNNNNNNNNNNNNNNNNNNNNNNNNNNNNNNNNNNNNNNNNNNNNNNNNNNNNNNNNNNNNNNNNNNNNNNNNNNNNNNNNNNNNNNNNNNNNNNNNNNNNNNNNNNNNNNNNNNNNNNNNNNNNNNNNNNNNNNNNNNNNNNNNNNNNNNNNNNNNNNNNNNNNNNNNNNNNNNNNNNNNNNNNNNNNNNNNNNNNNNNNNNNNNNNNNNNNNNNNNNNNNNNNNNNNNNNNNNNNNNNNNNNNNNNNNNNNNNNNNNNNNN is a genomic window containing:
- the LOC140332001 gene encoding lysozyme g-like, producing MSSSYGDLNQIPTTGASLETGRQDGQNISGITASERLAETDLQRVNHYHSKIESVSKRTGVDAAIIAAIMSRESRAGNALDPNKWGDHGNAFGLMQIDKRWHSPRGAWDSEEHILQATEILCSMYSSIRQKFPSWSASQVMKGAIAAYNAGPGNINSFDSIDSCTTGKDYSNDVVARAKFYKRYEFSNLQY